The following proteins are encoded in a genomic region of Gossypium hirsutum isolate 1008001.06 chromosome D05, Gossypium_hirsutum_v2.1, whole genome shotgun sequence:
- the LOC107906501 gene encoding protein MLN51 homolog isoform X1, with protein sequence MATTGEEEVEYESDAEEVKRSLGMRRREAASDDEEGEREEVNNTEGRMDRKAGILSDESDGQGGAADYDDDEEEESDLEEDEVVEEEVYDEEEEEIDEEEMEEARKGELQGNVEKTVEDVKDALVVDESRNVDDGVDINNNHVGEENEEKKENEPFAVPTAGAFYMHDDRFRDNVGGRHRRTHGGRKLWESKDDRKWGHDKFEEMTLQEKHYEDVKGRSSRGRYRARSKNTDPDSGYPRGSRTKALGKSNNQTHASKAVRGRGPRGYEPSMRKSSQATPTLNKSSGKPLERTSQTNSSRAPQTNADTASASARKHIVESSLSSASPPFYPSGSSNKDITLAQKKDVQAGSLSRKLHLSVTDENFSVSQSNSLQGKNVLDSLSMAKLYIDDSSTSTSVKPLTNLQMLPSGPSSGNTGQPSQSRVQGRGVDIPGPKAYHPAPHQNQVNRVSPPTQVNSVQGNPVHGRAISSVQAAAQQLGQHPGIGSQASSPPKTAMSVSSYESGEVESSETSKSKGALVSKGKSSAQGAGRGSFLYGGAQIMGATGSIAVNHGDQNFPAFLPVMQFGGQHPGSLGVPAVGMAFPGYVAQPQLGRGNSEMTWLPVLTGAAGALGATYCPPYIAVDGSYHARPSGQISSTGASSKENTSNKPNNEWKPSQRTELSDEFGQRQNNPNKQPRRYSEMSFSK encoded by the exons ATGGCTACGACGGGGGAAGAAGAGGTGGAGTACGAGAGTGATGCAGAGGAGGTGAAGCGTTCGCTGGGTATGCGGAGGAGAGAGGCGGCGAGTGACGATGAGGAAGGTGAAAGGGAAGAGGTTAATAACACTGAGGGGAGGATGGATCGGAAGGCTGGGATTCTGTCCGATGAATCCGATGGTCAGGGCGGTGCTGCAGATTATGATGATGACGAAGAAGAAGAATCAGACTTGGAAGAAGACGAAGTAGTAGAAGAAGAAGTATatgatgaagaggaggaagaAATTGATGAAGAGGAGATGGAGGAAGCAAGGAAAGGAGAGTTGCAAGGGAATGTGGAGAAAACTGTAGAAGATGTAAAAGACGCACTGGTGGTTGATGAGAGTAGGAATGTGGATGACGGAGTGGACATTAATAATAATCATGTAGGAgaggaaaatgaagaaaagaaggaaaatgagCCATTTGCTGTGCCGACTGCTGGGGCGTTTTATATGCACGATGATAGATTCCGAGACAATGTTGGCGGTCGTCATAG GCGAACACATGGTGGAAGAAAATTGTGGGAATCTAAAGATGATAGGAAATGGGGACATGACAAATTTGAGGAGATGACATTGCAAGAAAAGCATTATGAAGACGTAAAG GGAAGATCTTCTAGAGGTAGATATCGAGCTCGGAGTAAAAATACAGATCCAGATAGTGGTTATCCTAGGGGAAGTAGGACCAAAGCATTGGGGAAAAGTAATAATCAGACCCATGCTTCTAAGGCTGTAAGGGGGAGAGGACCTAGGGGGTATGAACCTAGTATGAGAAAGAGCAGTCAGGCAACTCCAACACTAAACAAATC TTCTGGGAAGCCTCTTGAGAGAACTTCACAAACCAATTCAAGTAGAGCTCCACAAACAAATGCAGACACTGCATCAGCTTCTGCTAGGAAACATAttgttgaatcaagcttgagTTCTGCTTCTCCACCCTTTTATCCTTCAGGGTCTTCCAACAAAGACATTACTTTAGCTCAGAAGAAGGACGTGCAAGCTGGAAGCCTAAGCAGGAAGCTTCACCTTTCTGTTACGGATGAGAATTTTTCTGTGTCACAATCCAATTCATTACAAGGGAAGAATGTACTCGATTCTCTCAGCATGGCAAAGCTTTATATAGATGATTCCAGCACGTCCACTTCTGTGAAGCCTTTAACCAACCTGCAGATGCTACCTTCAGGACCTTCATCGGGTAATACTGGTCAACCCTCTCAGTCCAGGGTACAGGGTAGAGGTGTAGATATTCCAGGACCGAAGGCCTATCATCCTGCTCCACATCAGAACCAAGTAAACAGAGTTTCTCCACCAACACAGGTGAATTCTGTTCAGGGAAATCCTGTTCATGGCAGGGCTATCTCTTCTGTACAAGCAGCTGCTCAGCAGTTGGGCCAGCATCCTGGTATTGGGTCTCAAGCTTCCTCTCCTCCAAAAACAGCTATGTCAGTCAGTTCCTATGAATCTGGAGAGGTTGAATCGTCAGAAACAAGTAAATCCAAGGGTGCATTGGTGAGCAAGGGAAAAAGCAGTGCTCAAGGAGCTGGAAGGGGCTCTTTTCTATATGGTGGAGCTCAGATTATGGGAGCTACTGGGAGTATTGCTGTTAACCATGGTGATCAAAACTTTCCTGCCTTTTTGCCTG TTATGCAATTTGGGGGTCAGCACCCTGGTAGCCTTGGTGTTCCTGCTGTTGGCATGGCATTCCCTGGATATGTTGCCCAGCCGCAACTTGGAAGGGGAAATTCTGAAATGACATG GCTGCCAGTATTGACAGGTGCTGCTGGGGCTCTAGGGGCAACATATTGTCCACCTTATATTGCAGTTGATGGTTCTTATCATGCTCGTCCATCGGGACAGATATCTTCAACTGGAGCCTCAAG
- the LOC107906501 gene encoding protein MLN51 homolog isoform X2 → MATTGEEEVEYESDAEEVKRSLGMRRREAASDDEEGEREEVNNTEGRMDRKAGILSDESDGQGGAADYDDDEEEESDLEEDEVVEEEVYDEEEEEIDEEEMEEARKGELQGNVEKTVEDVKDALVVDESRNVDDGVDINNNHVGEENEEKKENEPFAVPTAGAFYMHDDRFRDNVGGRHRRTHGGRKLWESKDDRKWGHDKFEEMTLQEKHYEDGRSSRGRYRARSKNTDPDSGYPRGSRTKALGKSNNQTHASKAVRGRGPRGYEPSMRKSSQATPTLNKSSGKPLERTSQTNSSRAPQTNADTASASARKHIVESSLSSASPPFYPSGSSNKDITLAQKKDVQAGSLSRKLHLSVTDENFSVSQSNSLQGKNVLDSLSMAKLYIDDSSTSTSVKPLTNLQMLPSGPSSGNTGQPSQSRVQGRGVDIPGPKAYHPAPHQNQVNRVSPPTQVNSVQGNPVHGRAISSVQAAAQQLGQHPGIGSQASSPPKTAMSVSSYESGEVESSETSKSKGALVSKGKSSAQGAGRGSFLYGGAQIMGATGSIAVNHGDQNFPAFLPVMQFGGQHPGSLGVPAVGMAFPGYVAQPQLGRGNSEMTWLPVLTGAAGALGATYCPPYIAVDGSYHARPSGQISSTGASSKENTSNKPNNEWKPSQRTELSDEFGQRQNNPNKQPRRYSEMSFSK, encoded by the exons ATGGCTACGACGGGGGAAGAAGAGGTGGAGTACGAGAGTGATGCAGAGGAGGTGAAGCGTTCGCTGGGTATGCGGAGGAGAGAGGCGGCGAGTGACGATGAGGAAGGTGAAAGGGAAGAGGTTAATAACACTGAGGGGAGGATGGATCGGAAGGCTGGGATTCTGTCCGATGAATCCGATGGTCAGGGCGGTGCTGCAGATTATGATGATGACGAAGAAGAAGAATCAGACTTGGAAGAAGACGAAGTAGTAGAAGAAGAAGTATatgatgaagaggaggaagaAATTGATGAAGAGGAGATGGAGGAAGCAAGGAAAGGAGAGTTGCAAGGGAATGTGGAGAAAACTGTAGAAGATGTAAAAGACGCACTGGTGGTTGATGAGAGTAGGAATGTGGATGACGGAGTGGACATTAATAATAATCATGTAGGAgaggaaaatgaagaaaagaaggaaaatgagCCATTTGCTGTGCCGACTGCTGGGGCGTTTTATATGCACGATGATAGATTCCGAGACAATGTTGGCGGTCGTCATAG GCGAACACATGGTGGAAGAAAATTGTGGGAATCTAAAGATGATAGGAAATGGGGACATGACAAATTTGAGGAGATGACATTGCAAGAAAAGCATTATGAAGAC GGAAGATCTTCTAGAGGTAGATATCGAGCTCGGAGTAAAAATACAGATCCAGATAGTGGTTATCCTAGGGGAAGTAGGACCAAAGCATTGGGGAAAAGTAATAATCAGACCCATGCTTCTAAGGCTGTAAGGGGGAGAGGACCTAGGGGGTATGAACCTAGTATGAGAAAGAGCAGTCAGGCAACTCCAACACTAAACAAATC TTCTGGGAAGCCTCTTGAGAGAACTTCACAAACCAATTCAAGTAGAGCTCCACAAACAAATGCAGACACTGCATCAGCTTCTGCTAGGAAACATAttgttgaatcaagcttgagTTCTGCTTCTCCACCCTTTTATCCTTCAGGGTCTTCCAACAAAGACATTACTTTAGCTCAGAAGAAGGACGTGCAAGCTGGAAGCCTAAGCAGGAAGCTTCACCTTTCTGTTACGGATGAGAATTTTTCTGTGTCACAATCCAATTCATTACAAGGGAAGAATGTACTCGATTCTCTCAGCATGGCAAAGCTTTATATAGATGATTCCAGCACGTCCACTTCTGTGAAGCCTTTAACCAACCTGCAGATGCTACCTTCAGGACCTTCATCGGGTAATACTGGTCAACCCTCTCAGTCCAGGGTACAGGGTAGAGGTGTAGATATTCCAGGACCGAAGGCCTATCATCCTGCTCCACATCAGAACCAAGTAAACAGAGTTTCTCCACCAACACAGGTGAATTCTGTTCAGGGAAATCCTGTTCATGGCAGGGCTATCTCTTCTGTACAAGCAGCTGCTCAGCAGTTGGGCCAGCATCCTGGTATTGGGTCTCAAGCTTCCTCTCCTCCAAAAACAGCTATGTCAGTCAGTTCCTATGAATCTGGAGAGGTTGAATCGTCAGAAACAAGTAAATCCAAGGGTGCATTGGTGAGCAAGGGAAAAAGCAGTGCTCAAGGAGCTGGAAGGGGCTCTTTTCTATATGGTGGAGCTCAGATTATGGGAGCTACTGGGAGTATTGCTGTTAACCATGGTGATCAAAACTTTCCTGCCTTTTTGCCTG TTATGCAATTTGGGGGTCAGCACCCTGGTAGCCTTGGTGTTCCTGCTGTTGGCATGGCATTCCCTGGATATGTTGCCCAGCCGCAACTTGGAAGGGGAAATTCTGAAATGACATG GCTGCCAGTATTGACAGGTGCTGCTGGGGCTCTAGGGGCAACATATTGTCCACCTTATATTGCAGTTGATGGTTCTTATCATGCTCGTCCATCGGGACAGATATCTTCAACTGGAGCCTCAAG